From Opitutaceae bacterium, the proteins below share one genomic window:
- a CDS encoding FtsX-like permease family protein, protein MAEGRGSPALAGLLWWRFTCRHWIRSPGQTVLLVLIVALGVAVYSSVRLANRAAVSSFQNFTETVTGQSDWILEPRAGDLDENVLVRIRTALGPLAVDIIPVVESTAAFPRSQSDGFLGRTSLQLVGLDLIAAGNLFDGRNRPPRFFAPAEARLPEPEQAGTAPGTESPSPDFWSLFRESGRAWLSPALARRENLAPGDRFELVIADSIRSVTMAAVIPVAEGYPKPDDNLILFDLPDLQTLTGRTGRIDRVEFRVASGPGLEVRRETVRKALVDLGEGLWSVESPANRRETGEIMTRAFRMNLTVLSLIALAVGLLLILQSLDGAVVRRRQEIAILRSLGVTGSAIRRAWLLEALSIGAVGGVLGALLGWAGAQLTVRLVGRTVDALYYATSVDAARPVFSDHFVSILLGVMAGLVAGWLPANEATRVPPAQSLGRGHIPSGLRFFSRTPLGGILLAIGFLLLWVPPLSDGAGNRFPLAGYAAAFFWILGAAILSGAFIRPVARLLTPLVRENLRARLALSHLTRPSSRHRLATAGLVVAVGMTAGMIILIGSFEKTVVGWIGRSLQADLYLASDGAQNTSTKNRIAASTWQAILNDPAVADGDVFLAHPIVLENRPTLLGGFGFDFLDRHQVLPWIVSPRRPRDASAVPGLISESFSVRFEVGVGDFLEVPGGLSFHRVEVVGLYADYGNERGTVLVDRHILAEWLDDDRAANITVFLKPGEDPAAVRDRWSGLHPGLRILTHGNLREEILRIFRQTFSITYALELIGLVVAVAGLGLTLASILIDRRESLTTLRALGMNHREIARSSAWEGFVLAMVGSAGGLILSLGLGWILIHIINKQTFGWTLMFSTPWWSIAALTAAVLLSATLTALAVGRWSAALPADREE, encoded by the coding sequence ATGGCTGAGGGACGCGGATCTCCGGCCCTGGCCGGCCTGCTCTGGTGGCGTTTCACCTGCCGGCACTGGATCCGGTCGCCCGGGCAGACCGTCCTGCTCGTCCTTATCGTTGCCCTGGGCGTCGCCGTCTATTCCAGCGTCCGCCTCGCCAACCGGGCTGCCGTATCCAGTTTTCAGAACTTCACGGAAACCGTCACCGGCCAGAGCGACTGGATCCTTGAACCCAGGGCGGGCGACCTTGACGAAAATGTTCTTGTGCGGATCCGGACCGCCCTCGGGCCGCTCGCGGTTGACATTATTCCCGTGGTGGAATCCACCGCCGCCTTTCCCCGTTCGCAAAGCGACGGATTTCTTGGTCGAACCTCCCTTCAACTGGTCGGCCTTGATCTGATTGCCGCCGGCAACCTGTTCGACGGCCGGAACCGCCCGCCGCGCTTTTTCGCCCCGGCGGAAGCCCGCCTGCCGGAGCCGGAACAGGCCGGCACAGCCCCCGGGACCGAATCCCCCTCTCCCGATTTCTGGAGTCTCTTCCGGGAATCCGGGCGGGCCTGGCTCAGTCCGGCCCTCGCCCGGCGGGAAAACCTCGCCCCCGGTGATCGATTCGAGCTGGTCATCGCCGACTCGATCCGGTCTGTCACCATGGCAGCCGTCATCCCCGTGGCCGAAGGGTATCCAAAGCCCGATGACAACCTCATCCTCTTTGATCTGCCCGATCTCCAGACCCTGACCGGACGGACCGGCCGCATCGACCGGGTCGAATTCCGGGTCGCTTCCGGCCCCGGACTGGAGGTTCGGCGCGAAACTGTTCGCAAGGCCCTCGTCGATCTGGGCGAGGGACTCTGGAGTGTGGAATCCCCCGCCAATCGCCGCGAGACCGGCGAAATCATGACGCGGGCTTTCCGGATGAACCTTACCGTCCTGTCGCTCATCGCGCTCGCCGTTGGTCTGCTCCTCATCCTCCAGTCCCTCGACGGTGCCGTCGTCCGGCGCCGTCAGGAGATCGCCATCCTGCGATCCCTCGGGGTCACCGGTTCGGCCATCCGCCGTGCCTGGCTGCTCGAGGCACTTTCCATCGGCGCCGTCGGCGGTGTGCTCGGTGCCCTCCTCGGCTGGGCGGGTGCCCAGCTCACCGTCCGCCTCGTCGGTCGCACCGTCGACGCCCTCTACTACGCCACCTCGGTCGATGCCGCCCGCCCGGTTTTCTCCGACCACTTTGTCTCCATCCTCCTGGGTGTGATGGCCGGACTGGTGGCCGGATGGCTTCCCGCAAATGAAGCCACCCGGGTGCCTCCCGCCCAGAGTCTGGGCCGGGGCCACATTCCCTCCGGGCTGCGCTTCTTCAGCCGGACGCCTCTCGGTGGCATCCTTCTCGCGATCGGATTTCTCCTGCTGTGGGTTCCTCCTCTTTCGGACGGCGCCGGCAACCGGTTTCCGCTCGCCGGCTATGCGGCGGCATTTTTCTGGATCCTCGGGGCCGCCATCCTGTCCGGCGCCTTCATCCGGCCGGTCGCCCGGCTCCTGACCCCTCTGGTCCGCGAGAACCTCCGTGCCCGACTCGCCCTCAGTCACCTGACCCGACCCTCCAGCCGGCATCGCCTGGCCACGGCCGGTCTGGTTGTGGCCGTCGGCATGACGGCCGGCATGATCATCCTGATCGGCAGTTTCGAAAAAACCGTGGTGGGCTGGATAGGCCGTAGCCTTCAGGCCGATCTTTACCTGGCCAGTGACGGCGCCCAGAACACCTCGACCAAGAACCGCATCGCTGCCTCCACCTGGCAGGCCATCCTGAATGATCCCGCAGTCGCCGACGGCGATGTCTTCCTCGCCCATCCGATCGTCCTCGAAAACCGGCCCACGCTGCTCGGCGGCTTTGGCTTCGACTTCCTCGATCGCCATCAGGTGCTCCCCTGGATTGTCAGCCCGCGTCGTCCGCGCGATGCGTCCGCCGTTCCCGGCCTCATCAGCGAGAGTTTCAGCGTTCGGTTCGAGGTGGGCGTGGGGGATTTTCTCGAGGTTCCCGGCGGACTCTCCTTTCACCGGGTCGAGGTCGTGGGCCTCTATGCCGACTACGGCAATGAACGAGGAACCGTCCTCGTGGATCGACACATCCTCGCGGAATGGCTGGATGACGACCGCGCCGCCAATATCACGGTCTTTCTGAAGCCCGGAGAGGACCCCGCCGCCGTCCGCGACCGCTGGAGCGGACTCCATCCGGGATTGCGCATCCTCACCCACGGAAATCTCAGGGAGGAGATCCTGCGCATCTTCCGGCAGACCTTCTCCATCACCTACGCGCTTGAATTGATCGGTCTGGTGGTCGCCGTGGCCGGGCTCGGCCTGACCCTCGCCAGCATCCTCATTGATCGACGCGAATCCCTCACCACCCTGCGCGCACTCGGCATGAACCACCGCGAAATCGCCCGCTCCAGCGCATGGGAGGGCTTTGTCCTGGCCATGGTCGGATCAGCCGGCGGATTGATCCTCAGCCTGGGACTGGGTTGGATCCTCATCCACATCATCAACAAACAGACCTTCGGCTGGACCCTCATGTTCAGCACTCCATGGTGGTCCATCGCCGCCCTGACCGCCGCCGTCCTCCTCAGCGCCACCCTGACCGCCCTTGCCGTCGGTCGATGGAGCGCCGCCCTGCCCGCCGATCGCGAGGAATGA
- a CDS encoding ABC transporter ATP-binding protein translates to MRITSMSTQPEPPIIEATGVAKSYGDRAILRGIDLSLAHGERLALTGPSGSGKTTLLNCLGGVDRHDGGSIRLGGTVLESLTNDQLADLRRRRIGTVFQFFHLLPTLNAFENIELPLQLIGIAAGERRERVAAMIERVGIAHRSEATPDQMSGGEMQRVAIARALVHRPTLILADEPTGNLDSRNGAIVLRMLQDLTEETGTGLLLVTHSEEAARICHRTLHLVDGAISEVIHG, encoded by the coding sequence ATGCGTATCACAAGCATGTCGACCCAACCCGAGCCGCCCATCATCGAAGCGACTGGTGTGGCCAAATCCTACGGCGACCGGGCGATTCTCCGGGGCATCGACCTGAGCCTGGCCCACGGTGAGCGCCTCGCCCTGACCGGTCCCTCGGGCAGCGGCAAGACCACCCTGCTCAATTGTCTCGGCGGGGTGGACCGGCACGACGGGGGCTCCATCCGCCTCGGAGGCACCGTCCTCGAAAGCCTGACCAATGATCAGCTCGCCGATCTTCGCCGCCGTCGGATCGGTACCGTTTTCCAGTTCTTCCATCTTCTGCCCACCCTGAACGCATTCGAGAATATCGAACTTCCCCTCCAGTTGATCGGAATTGCGGCCGGCGAAAGACGGGAACGGGTCGCCGCCATGATCGAGCGGGTCGGGATCGCCCACCGGTCCGAGGCCACTCCCGACCAGATGAGCGGCGGCGAGATGCAGCGGGTCGCCATCGCCCGGGCTCTCGTCCATCGTCCGACACTGATCCTCGCCGATGAACCGACCGGCAACCTGGACAGCCGCAACGGGGCAATCGTCCTGCGCATGCTTCAGGATCTGACCGAGGAGACCGGGACCGGCCTCCTCCTCGTCACCCACAGTGAGGAAGCTGCCCGGATCTGCCACCGCACCCTCCACCTCGTCGACGGCGCCATCAGCGAGGTCATCCATGGCTGA